CCGGGCTCACCGCCGCGACAGCCGAACCTTCGAGCTCTCCGTTCCAGCGGCGACGCCTCCCGGATCAGTAGCCGCCGTTTCTTTTTCTTCTGTCGAGCGCCACCTCTGTCGTTGGTCATCGTCGGGCAGCCCCTCGCACCAGCTACGTCACCCTTTCTCCCTTACTTATCTCCGTTAAATTCCGAATTTTCGACTGACGATTCAGTTCAAACTTGGGTGTTATATTATTTTGTTCTTCACTGGAAAGGGCTTGGTATTGTTTGCTATACTAAATCCTGCTCCTATGGTTCTCATTCTTGGGGTCTACTGATCTGGAATTACTCCCTACTTGACTAAGCACTATTATCATCTCTCGGTGCTTGCTCTTCATACTTGCTAGAGTTATGAAATCCTAAGGCCATGTGTCTATGTCCTTGGCTATATGTGGTTGTTGGTCTACATGATGCAACGAGTGTGGTGGTGTTGAGGTGATTACCTCACTTGGATGATTTCTCTCGGCTTGTCGGGGCTGCTCCTATCTCGCTGTCTCTCCTTCCTCCCTTGCTGCTCCTTTGTTCCTTGAACCTTTGGGAGTCAAAAAGTGGGAGGAAGAGGGTGGTGATGGGTGGTATTTATAGCCGAAATTCCTTGGCATTTTGTGTCTAATTTGGGATAAAGATTCCTTCACTTTTGAATTTGAGCTTAAAGCTTCTATGTGGAGAGCTCCACTTTCTATTTTGAGCTAACAACTCACTTCTCTTTTTGAGTTGAGCTAAAAAGCGTTCTTGCCAAATTTGTGTAAGCTGATATCAGCCTTGGGTTTTGTGGAATAAAATCTGATTCACTTCTATTTTCGGCTAAGGTTTCACCCTCCTTTGTGCTAGTACATTTGGCCTCTTTTGCCAAAATCGTGATAGCCTTGGGGAGTTCACTGTTGACTGATCTTGGGAGATTGAGAGGATCACATTTGCAGGGATTTGCTGTTTCATATTTCCACCACTAAGTTGAGCAACTTTCCTTGCTTGACTTGTTGAAGTATATGATCTTTCACTAATTTGGTATGTGACTTCTTTTGCAGGTTTGAGCTGGCACTTTGGAGTCTTGCATCTGCAAATTCGAGAGAGATGGTGGGGAAAGAGGAAAAGAATGGCTTCCTACAACTCTTTGGTTTGATTGCCACTTGTAGCTAGAAACAAGATCCTAGGCTTGAGCTTTTAGAGTAGCTAAGAATAGCAATTCACCTTTCTTTGTATAAAATCATGTGCTAGATGCATCTCCATTATTCATGAAATTGTATTTGCTTTTCTCCAATAAATTCCAATAatcttttatttcaattcttGTCATCGAAAAAGGAATCCTGGTTGCACTTAAACTTTCCTCCTCAACAGAATACTTAATTCGATTCAACGTCGGCGATTACAATCGACTCACACGTCCTTACAAAGAGGATTAGGCTAATAAATTCGGCTTATCCAAATAAAACGGATATCGAAATTCCGGGGCGTCACATAGCCTCCTGTACTGGCTGGGCGAAAGTTGCAGTCGggttctccccaggttttgtaggataACCCCCTTCCTGGATAGTAAGGGTCGATGACGGATGTCCAGCAACAGCAGGGGTCTCTAACTTGGTTGTAGCATGTTTTggatcctccccaggttttgtaggaggtcCACTATCTTGCTGGTCAGTATCAGTGTCCTTGctcttctttttgttgcaaggagTCTTGTCCTCCTCGCTTGAGATCTCTACAAGACCATGAACCTTGCTGGGCCCCTTCTTTTTCTCAATCCTACGCCCGATGATTCACCTCGATGCACGCTTCAGCCCTTGTTTTCTCTCTGCCTTCTTCTCGGCCAGTTGATGAGCCCCAGTGGCTCTAGCGAATCTTGACTTCTGACAAATAGTCTTTTCAATATCCTGGTCAGTAAGCGTTTGGCTACTGGTTAGATCACACCATCTTGGGTCACTCCTCTTGGGTGGTAGCTTCTTTAAGACCATGGTTGGAGTGTTGCCTTCTATCACAATCTTTTCTTCCTCCCTTGTACTTCCAACTATGTACACCTTTATATTTGTACCGAATGGAGGTAGCTTTACAGCTTGGATGCAAGGAATGGTCACTTCAAGTTTCCCAAAGATAGACATGTAGTCTACGGgttctctctctttcctcttTTTTACAAAACAGTAAGGGAATGATTTTTCTTCCTTCACCTCTTCATCAGGTTCTTTAGTGGTTTCCCTTGAACTCTCTTCCGgaccttgattgatttgaggTTCAGCAACTGGTTCAGTTTCATCATGACCACTCCTCGTGGTCAGTATGTCCCTCTTATCCTTCGTcttgcttgattccccaaatgACTCCTTCCGTTCAGGCTCCTTGTAGGATGTTCCTGACCACAATGTCACCTTGCTCACATTAGCCTTGTCAGGTATGTGCACCGTAACTGGGAGCCTTTTCGCATTCCCACAAATCTCattcatcgaactggccaggtaggacagTTGCTTATTCAGCATGTCTATATTTTCCTTATGCtctttctgggcgttttgcatgccTTGCACCACTTCATTATTCGACTGAAATTCACTCCTCATGGTTTGCTGGTAAGCAAGCATctctcccatcatctcttccatagatcttcCTGACTTGTTTTGGTGTAGGAAATGGTTAGGGTTTTGCTGATGGTGGGGATTATACTGGGTGTTAAGGTATGGGTGGTAGGtatagtttggctgattttaaCGAGAGGGGTACTGGCCGAATTGGTTAGAGTTGTGGGGTTAACTGTGATTGGGATTCAGGTGGTGTAGGTAGGGATTTTGCTGGTGATGGGAGTTATACTGGCCATTGGGATGCGACTGGTAGATGGGATGGTTTTGTTTGTAAgggtagtttggctgattttggtgtgaagggtactgactgaactggttggggtggtgatgctggttagggttagggtaAGGGTGATTTTGGCAATGTTGGGGTGAGTGGGATTGGTAATTCTGGTTTCCCATCTGATATTGTGGCACACATGTGGTATTTTGATATGGATTTGGTGGGTGCGGATTATgctggtttcttcctgaccagttcgGCTATGAATCTTGGGGTCCATCGTATGCATTCTGAGGTGGGTTGGGCTGGTTAGAGTTTCCCTCTCCCCATCTAAAGTCCAGGTGTTCTCTCCAAGGCGtgtcctcctgcttttcaggaTTCCAGTTCCTATTTGAATTCCAAAGCCCAGTATTATTAAGATAGTGATCCTCTTGGGCAGTTACCATGGTGGCATTAATTGGAGGAACTTGCGGTTTACTCTTCTCAATTGCTGACAAAAGTGCCCTCTCGAGCTTGTCAATCCGACTCTCTAATtgatcattatttcctactgcAGCAGCATTCGCCATACCTCTTTTGGACAAGAGAGTACGTGGATTGTCATAGGCTCTTTTCGCGTAGAGAAGTCTTTCCATGATTCTCTTGGCCTCACTAACTCGTAGTTTGGAAAAACTTCCTCCATTTGATGAGTTCACTAAGTCCTTGCTCTCCGCATTCATCCTCTCATAGAAAATCGAGTAAATTTCTACTTCCAACATGTGGTGGTTTGGGCATGCGTCCAACAGAACCATGTATCTTGACCAGTACTGACTCAGGGTCTCATCATAACCTTGTGCAACTCCTCGGATTTTATCTCTTAGTGCACTTGTCCTGGCCGCTGGGAAGAACTGatccaagaacatcatcttgaagTCAGACCAGGTTCTGATACAATTTGGCGGCAGCCTCTTGAACCAAGTATTCGCCTCCCCTTTAAGGGCAAAGGGAAGGGCCTTCAGTCTGTAGTCGTCTTCGCTCGACCCCGCTGGCCGCTTTAGAGCCttgcagattttgcaaaattcatgcaagaACTCGTATGGGCTGTCACAACTCCTTCCCAAGAACACAGGCAAGATGGCCATAATGTGGGGCTCCACGTAGATTGCTTCTTGTCCTAGGGTCGTGACGATTCCTTGCGGTGGTTCGCCATCCAAGTGAGCGTACAACGAGCTTATCTCGGGATCATTTTCCTGGTCAGCCATGTTGGCTTTCTCCTCTTCAGTTGCGGATATTGATTCCGGTTCACTCTTGATGGCTGTGCTGCGATCCTCCTCACCGCTCGCATCCAAGTCAATAGGCAAGGCAGTGGTTAATTCTGAATGAGTGGTGACTGGATTTACCCCCTCTTCCCTTGGCCAGTTGGACTCAGTTTCATTTAACTGcggaacataaaaaataaagaaaagtttatctacaatattcacaccaaaattcttaacaaaactcctcataaactaagaaacaaaagaaaagaaaaacaattaactatatgtacaccaaagtgtcatgcaacaaatgtatgcaaaaacgccatccatccccggcaacggcgccatttgatagagggagaagatgagactatgactctctGTGTGCgtgtcaactggccaggagggtacctagacctagctgcgTCTTTGgatctgtgtctatcttccctatcaacaaaaaaatacctcaacccacttctactggctagtatagtggagtaagggtcgaatcctatagagatggatgtaggcgagatacacttgcgatgacattctgggagcggttggttagctaccacgcttttttggggttgagttttacctagtcggaaaatgaaatggaacctatacccctcctgaccggtaggtcagggtgggctctaaatgctgcgtgctaaaagaaattaaagtgcgtgtgtaaattagggtacgagtgtgcatgtgagaagctactggacgaaacttactaaaaatggctagacaaaaggtaaagggaatcaaaggacatgctggcagactgtctgctgggtgtgcagaaaagcagaaaaagtgcaagtacaaaagcataaagcaacaaaagcaacacaagtggtctcattctttgattgtgacattttcttcttcaccaagctaaactaaCAAAATCTGACAAACTACATTGATGAAtgctcaagcttgaaaattcgtgaatgcaatatttaacttgaaatcaagaacgaaagctaagaaaactgagattacgcaaactggtcagcgggacagGGTGACAGAAACAAGCAGAAACGAATTCCATGCATTTTTTGAGGAACTTAACCtaattaaaacttgtaaacactccaagaaaacctagatctaactaagcaaagcagattcaagcacttaaacaacagaaatcaacgtaaaactaccagatctagttactaggcagaaagaattaataagcaagctgaaacacaaaataaaaccacaataaacttcattacATTCAAGATTATCTcccaaaagatgttccaactaagtagctactggaatccaagtcaaaggcaagcaaaaacaagtacttaaactaagaaatcttaaaaacaaagcaagtaaaagattgtttagctcatcggaaactgaaactggaggaatttctggaactacggaggctggaatgaatcaggcatgatacTCCTcaccggcaggtggccggaatcttcaagtcagactgctggatttagatggaactaagagctagtggagctattctcctcaaaagtgatgtagtagtgatgataagtcctaagtgaagtggtgtcAGAATTCTacccttttctttatgttcagctcatatttatagggtggcttgccctaatttctagggctttctcttcatgttgattgacaattttgcccttctttagataggtgattattccaagcaagtccttctttctcgtgtctagttctgtagcatccatctgaacctttcctcctgatttagtactaaccagtttgcacactttttgcagctttttcactcgaattccttctgaacctttcctcctgatttagtacttcaacctgcacactttaacaactattttgcagatattatccaataaagcaccttatactgaccagtaaccaagacTGAGAACGAGACTCATCAGTTACGCTAGGCGGAATGTAaactaactactggatcaagtaacTCATCATGCTGGAAAAGGACTTAACTACCTAGGCTTGCTACGAAAGCACAAAACACTTTGCCATTCATCATGATTAAACACTGGATCAGAGACTTTAAAGTCGAACTAGATTGGAACAGTAATCAAGATGACGAAAACAAAATAACTCCGATTTTTATACTCAATGCTCAAAACAGAACTGTAATCATGCGGAATACAAAAGATCGATTCTTTAACTACGAAACAACGAAGAATTGAACTTAAGCAGCTAAAACTGGAAAGTGGTCCCCcggctaactgcttgattactcccttgatcaacccacccgatttttggcctttttcgccttctgtaccagcttgatcagtttggccctgttgcccttggtcaagcggcattcctgcacaattaacactcgctttacgcgataaactgatcaagtagcatacattttacccctaaaccgatgcatgaaataggccttatcaacgccggtcggacgtccgccgggacgggcgccattgcggatgctcttagtactTTTTTTCCATCTCtgttactttaccaattacacattaaaactcgtgtcatataATACAGTTTAGTGCACGGAGATAatacaattttaattaacacaatacaaaacaaattactaaaaagtcaaaaaatttaaacgcatttttttattcttaatttttctctctcttcctttactctttattttatttactttatctttttttttactttattacatATCCTTAACACATTAAATATCTATGTCTTAAGTTTTGTGCCAAAAAAGAAGTGTCTCGGTTATGAAGGAATAGAGAGAGTAACATTAACAGTAACACTCCAAAATGTCTAACAATATGAATATTATTAATTGCGATtctaaaaaataacaataaaaataattagtaaataaataagtataCTAAACCAAATGAGTAATAGAAATTTCTAACATGATTTAATGTTATGATCGTCAAAATTACCGACTGCTATATAGTATCACGAGTTCATATTAACAACGACTATAGTTCGATATCGCGTAGCACAATGTCATtacttaatatatttaattgtaAATTTACATAGCATATAGTTTGTTATACACATTAATATATTTGGTGTATAAAGTTATTATTATGAATTCTTATTAATCAATATACTAAAATATGGTGTAGTATATTATATACTCTTGTATTAGTGTCGTATAAAGTTATTATTATGGATtaataatattatgaattattaATGTTGCATATACTATACCATATATCgtcaattataattaatactatGAACTATCATTGTTTTACATATTGTATTATTATGAAGTTTTATAAACTGATAatctaatagtagtactatagcTTGCTAGATTAGGCCATTAGTGGGGAAAAATTTTGAAGATTTtatcaattaattggagatatGGAATGGTTGATCTAAGCTTAGATTTATCGGTTTAACTTAATTGAAAAATCAATTAGAAATAAAGTTGATTGATTCAAATTAATTAGTTGGGGTTTCATTAGATCAATTGGGAAAAATAAATGATTAGATACTCTTTTAGTTCGccccacaagagtatgcactctTGAATTTTATATactcttttatctctaataaggtgagatTCATTATCTACTAACAAAACTgtatttacttttttctttttatatatcTCTCACTTTACATGTTGTGCATTAGATTTTTGACCGATCAAAAGTGCAAGCTCTTATGAAACGGAATGTGTATTATTTTccattatatatatagagagtcatattattcacaaatctaGTCTTAAAGATCGAACTAAAAACCAAATTAGGGCAatccattttcttaatcttgtggttacgattaatttacaattaatttaatattttattcaataaaacttttttcttttattatttatttttaaaaaaatttaattttttttttaaaaaaattaactctcAATAAAAATTTGCCGGAGTAAATAATAAACTATATTCACTAAACAATGAACTAAATAAACGTATGTTATGAAATAATTTTGACATGTTATTGAAATACATTAATGATACAACAATTTTTTGTGTTAAACGTTAAGCGGtagtaatgaactatattcagTAAATAATGAACCTAATGAACGTTAGTAATGAAgtaaatatgacattttattgaaatacaatGTTAACTGTGTTAAGCGTCAAGCAGTAGTAATgaacttattacttcattcagtcatgctattacttcatttcattagtttattacttcattccattagtttattacttcattcagtcatgctattaattcattccattagtttattactttattcagtcatgctattacttcattccattagtttattacttcataatGTGTTATGACATAATTATCTTTCAGTTGAAGTAAATTCGGTATGTAATGAATGCAaaaaattacttcataacatatgttcatttagttcattatttagtgaatAAACTAATGGAATCAAGTAATACCATGATTGGATGAAGTAATAAGTTCATTACTACTGCTTGACGTTTAACACAGTTAACattgtatttcaataaaatgtcatatttacttcattactaacgttcatttggttcattatttactTAATATAGTTCATTACTACCGCTTAACGTTTAACACAAAAATTTATTATATCATTAATGTATTTCAATAACATGTCAAAATTACTTCATAAGATATGTTCATTtagtgaatatagttcattatttactccggcaagtttttattgaataaaaaaattaaaacaaaatttaaaaaataaaaataaaatataaaagtttttattgaataaaatattaaattaattgtaaatccTAACCAtaagattaagaaaatggaggaccctaatttggtctctactggatttgtgaataatgtaactatatatatatatatatatatagagggttgtgatcaattgagatttttagcctaattgagaattgggATCCATTAACCGTCACTCATtattattaaatgagtggtctagaatttgccacatagaaaaaatatttttagatttattaattataaaattgcaGAATGATAATTTGATGTTTTAATTATGAAAAGGCAGACCGGCTGATCTCTGCCTCGGCAAGCCCCTCTCCGCTCCCTCCCCTCCtccgccaccatcgcctccaCATCTCCGCCGGCCCTGTCGCCCCCTGCCGATCCGCCTCCCTCACCTTCACTCACCTCCTCCACTCCCGCTACAGGTCCAAATCGGATCTGGCGTCCTACACCGATGACCCCGCTCACGTCAGCGTCGTCAATAATTACGACAAGCCAGTCGTTGACGACGTCATGGCCGTCAATTGGGTGGCCGAAGGCTTCTCCGGTCCGGTGGCGGTCCCTCCGGGGTCGTCGCTGCGGCTGACGGTGATGAAGctgaaggaggaggaggaggcagGGAAGGGTGAGATTTTGGGGATTGCGAGGGGGATGAAGGAGAAATTCGATTCGATTGAGCAGCTTACGGTTGGGGAGAATTTCTCGCCGGGGAGGAGCAAGGGTTTCTCGATTGCGTCGATTGGGGTGGTGAAGGACCTTGAATCGAATGCTAAAATTTTGGATCATGTTTAGAGGCTAGGTTCACTGTTTATCTGTATCAGCAGCTCTCAAATCAGATCCATTTAGCTAATTTCTGAAATTAGATTGTGTTTTTATGATTTTCTAGTTGCAATCGGTAGTTGATGAGCATATGATTTATCATTTAGTGATTGGAAAAATGTTGAATTTTTGGATCAAATCAAATTTGCTGATATTTGAAATTGAGTTGTGTTTTTATGATTTACTCATGCTTGTTGAACATTTGATTATCGTCGATTTTGTCATTTATTGATtgaaaaaattgttgaaattgtgttgGATGTGAGCTGGATTGGGGAATCAAGTTTAATTATAATGCACTCTAGGTGTTTGGTGATATTCTCAGTTGGGAATTAGTTGCTAAGAGTTAGATTTAATATTTAGTTATCTCCCTTTTTTAATGTCAACTAcgcacatataatgtcaactacatatataatctatgtcaactacacacatttaatgtcaactacatatacaattcatgtcaactac
This sequence is a window from Salvia splendens isolate huo1 chromosome 14, SspV2, whole genome shotgun sequence. Protein-coding genes within it:
- the LOC121764364 gene encoding stress-response A/B barrel domain-containing protein UP3-like encodes the protein MLAFSSSVADIDSGSLLMAVLRSSSPLASKSIGKAVADRLISASASPSPLPPLLRHHRLHISAGPVAPCRSASLTFTHLLHSRYRSKSDLASYTDDPAHVSVVNNYDKPVVDDVMAVNWVAEGFSGPVAVPPGSSLRLTVMKLKEEEEAGKGEILGIARGMKEKFDSIEQLTVGENFSPGRSKGFSIASIGVVKDLESNAKILDHV